The nucleotide sequence cacacacacatccacacacatccacacacacacacatccacacacacacatccacacacatatacacacacacacacccacagacacacacccacagacacacacccacacatgcacacacatgcacacacacacacatccacagacatgcacacacacatccacacacacacacacacacacacacacacacacacacacacacacacacacacacacacacacacacacacacacacacacccacagacacacacccacccacagacacacacccacccacagacacacacacatccatagacacacacacatccacagacACACATCCACAGACACAcatccacagacacacacacatccacagacacacacacatccacagacacacacacatccacagacacacacacatccacagacacacacacatccacagacacacacatccacagacacacacacatccacagacacacacacacatccacacacacacacacatccacacacacacacacatccacacacacacacacatccacacacacacaatccacacacacacacatccacacacacatccacacacacacatccacacacacacatccacacacacacccacacacacacaccacacacacacacatccacacacacacatccacacacacacacacatccacacacacacacacatccacacacacacacacacacatccacacacacatccacacacacatccacacacacaggtacacacacacacaggtacacacagatacatacacacagacacacacagaggagtcattcaagacactgtacactgtgtatgtcaggcccatactggagtatgcagcaccagtttggaacccccacctggtcaagcatgtcaagaaattatagaaagtgcaaaggttttcaacaaggttagtcccagagcttGGAGGagtgtcttacgaagaaaggttgagggaaatcggcctgacgacacgggaggacaggagggtcaggtagacatgtgaacgacataaaaaatgctgtgtggaatagataatgtggacagacaggatgttccagagaggggggacagaaacaaggggttgcaattggaagctgaagactcggacgagtcacggggatgttaggaagtatttcttaagtcaagagttgtcaggaagtggaatagtctagcaggtGATGTAttaaaggcaggaaccatatctagctttaagatgaggtatgacagctcagggagcagagagagagaggacctatgcCTCTCGGCTGTTTTCTGCGCCCTAATAGGCCTTAGTTGTATGTATCTCCCATCAAGCTGTTGTCTACAACTTTCTTCCTAGTTTGTTTGCTGGTTGGGTGGTCTTCCTTTTGTTTGGTCACGCATAGactattgtatgtgtgtgtgttcatcaaCCTTCCGGTCATAAGTCGTAAAAGGTATTTATATTTCTTTGCCAGTTTCCAACATTAAATATGTATGGTACAGTTACCTGCTCATCATCCATTTACTAGCACATCACTTTATTCTCTTTTTAAGTCATCCATACATATCTTGGATAACTGTGTGTGGCCTTTGCTGTGATCTTTTTCATGGCAAATGTAAATTATTGGGTGTAAAATACAGACTTTGTAATATAAGAGTGCATGCTATAGTTTTAAGAGTACAATATGCTGTTTCTGTAAGCTTTGTACTTGACTGAAATTAAATTGAAAAGACATGCTAAAGTTTTTGGTATTTGCCTACTTATTGTTGCATTAAGATTTGCTGATGCAGAGAGAGCAATGTAATGGACACGACAAGGTAAGGAGTTGATACCTTTCAAAATTTAAGAAACCTTTTTCATGCAAAACTGAAAATAAAAGTATATCTGAGTGGGTAAGTCATTTCTCTTGTAAATGTTGAAACTTAGTCTTTTATAAGCGAGAAGAAAGTTACAAAATTAAAGTTATGTGATGGTAATGAAGGGCTGCAAGATGTTCAGAACTCAAACTAAAATAGGTTTAATTTATAAGCTGCGTAATAATTACGCTAATGTCTGCTTCTTTGTAAACTGCACAGTTTTGAttcctgtgaaaaaaaaaaaaacttccatttAGACCTACATGAACATTGTTTTGGACTATAAAACTGTCTAGCTTATGAATTCTAAAATGTTGGTTCAAAATATTATATCATTCTTATGCAAGAAGACTCCTCAGTATTTCACTGAGTAATAGAATGGCATGGGAATAATTCTTTGGCATTAGTCCAGTTTACACAATGGCCTGTGTCCCTGAGATGAATAAATAGTGCTGGCTTCTTGGCAAGTAGTTCTAGTATATTGTAAATTTATGCTGTTTAAGTCTGTCTCATGGTTCCCCAGTCTGTATAGTTGTAGAGACACTTCCTGATAAATGGACTAACTGGTAGACAAACTACATTCGGGGCATTCTTCATACGACTTGTTGAAAGGTAAGTCATAATCACCACCTTAAGTTATATTTCTAAATGGCCAATAACTAATGGACAAGACTGGCAGATGCTACAGATATTTATTGAGGATATAAATAGGATCACATTGAGATATTGTTTACTGAGAGAGGAAGCACAGTAAATGCTCTCATGATTTATTTCACTCGAGTTTATCTGCTCAAATACCCTCTTACACAATCTGGTTgtattaacccttttagggtccagcagtcaaatttcaaagtgtgcaccagggtccaagaatttaaaaaaaaataattattttattttcttattaaatggtagagaatctttttctgaaggtaataaaacaaaaagtacaaaatttgatggataaTTGATGAATTTATGCTTTTGTGAATTTTgacgtgtcagcgatatttacacatcggcaattttgccgaatttgactcccaGTTTAGCCcagttacattattccagtcgaccaaattcttagctatttcacttgtattacttctatcgattgagcacaagaaatcgccaagtcaactgttttgactacaaaataaagtgatcggaaattggtaatttggccagtttaatGCAGAGTTCCAAAcatttcaatttcaaaatagggtccaggataaacagtgcaggcattcctggcactaaactaacattttctctgttcattagttatgttttcaggctttacaattgaattccattttgatttttaattcacataatgaatttttattcatgccaaaaaatagaagatttagtgttatgcaatattgtaataattgtataaataatatcaacacatttgtgaatgtgttagacccaccagctggagtgtattagacgtgtgaggtcatttgttaactcatgaacatcggcaaaaatttaaattttcctctaatttgagctcagtttcaaaccattttcagtactaaaaccaatcaaaatcatctctatttctgtaatatatcttccattctatcaaatgagaccaagaaattgcaaatacaactattaaccctttcagggtcgacaggccctctcctaaactctttctcagggtcgaaaatttttcggaaaaaaaaaaaaatgaaaccaaaagtatgaaatttgatggaaaacttatggaattatgctcttgcgaagttagcggtcttgacgatgtttaagcattggcgatttcgcccactttgagctctatttttggccaatttcagtgtactagtctacaaaaatcatatctattttgctagaactccattttttctatcgaatgagtacaagaaaccgcccatttaccgatttcaactatccaatagtgGTCACAAATTTGCAATATTGCCAAGTTCACACAAGTTTCAGAAGCTgaaaatttccaaatagggtccagaataagcaagacagacattcctggcatggAAATAAATTTTCTGTGtttattagtcacgtccccaggcccctcttgcaTCTctcttgctttccactttgaatttttattctcgcataaaatagaatatttactgttatgcagactactgcattagtgtagaaatggtataaataatatcagcgcacttgtgaaagaatattagactcgccagttgacgtgtattggacgcttggcatgatttgtttacttttgaaatttggtaaaaatctaacatttctgctactttgagctcaatttcaaggtacttttcattgtaaaaccagtgaaaatcatctcaatttctgtaatatgtcttccattctataaaatgagaccaggaaaactagaatacaaccataaataccatacaaaaatacagtgcaaaatcgctgttttaaaccaaaaacgcagtctgttttttttctcattatgcattgtgtgctgcaggatttttttttatgctgtgcacactgaccacatagtcccattctttcatatgtaggcctaccagctttctcttgctagatttgaaggcactagaatttaggtgttCTAGTACGTCAACAACCCttgtgcgtaagctgtactagtaagTTGGAAAtcctgttttaattgaaaattatggtctcgggttttttttttctctcgttatgcactgtgtgctgcaggatttgttttatgtgatgcacacataccacatagatattctctcatatctaggcccaaatttaccgctcacagcttatcagagtgagctgagctcatggcgtagatcttggtttggaccctcaacgtaaagccgtagatctatggcacagaacctgaaagggttaaagatagtGACATTAACTTGAAACCCAACTTTGAGAAATACGGGAATAAAATGTTGGGTGATATGACCCAAAGGTTGAAATATTCtaagctgcctgcctgcctacgtACCAGCCTGCCTACGTACCAGCCTGCCTACGTACCAGCCTgcctgcatgccttcctgcctgcatgccttcctgcctgcatgccttcctgcctgcatgccttcctgcctgcATACTTGCCTGTCTGCATACTTGCCTGCCTGCATACTTGCGTGCCTGCgtacttgcctgcctgcctgcgtacttgcctgcctgcctgcgtacttgcctgcctgcctgcgtacttgcctgcctgcctgcgtacctgcctgcctgcctgcgtacctgcctgcctgcctgcgtacctgcctgcctgcctgcctgcctgcgtacctgcctgcctgcctgcgtacctgcctgcctgcctgcgtacctgcctgcctgcctgcgtacctgcctgcctgcctgcgtacctgcctgcctgcctgcgtacctgcctgcctgcctgcgtacctgcctgcctgcctgcgtacctgcctgcctgcctgcgtacctgcctgcctgcctgcctgcctgcgtacctgcctgcctgcctgcctgcctgcctgaaccTGCCTGAACCTGCCtgaacctgcctgcctgcctgccggccTGAACCTGCCTGCCTGCAACCTGTTATGATCACTGCTTTAATTAACTGACTTGTAAGATGTTAGTACAAGTCACTCGCACTGTAAGTGTGACTCTCAACACTTACTttgtctaccctccacacactcctttcccttcctctcctttctctttcctctcccttcccctttattctcttccccttcctcctctccctctcctctttctctccctatCCCTCCATtttttcctccctccccctcctccattacctgtccCTTTCCCTCATGTGT is from Cherax quadricarinatus isolate ZL_2023a chromosome 29, ASM3850222v1, whole genome shotgun sequence and encodes:
- the LOC128705333 gene encoding mucin-2 isoform X1, producing MVLAWFRYMCVRTHTHTHTHTHSLSLSQTLTDTQTHTHTHTHTHTHTHTHTHTHTHTHTHTHTHTHIHRHTHIHTHTHPHTHTSTHTHPHTHTHPHTHTSTHTHIHTHTHPHTSTHTHIHTHTHPHTSTHIHTHTHIHTHTHTHTHTHTHTHTPHTHTHTHIHTHTHTHTHTHTHTHTHTHTHTHTHTHTHTHIHIHTHTHIHTHIHTHTHPHTSTHTHIHTHTSTHIYTHTHPQTHTHRHTPTHAHTCTHTHIHRHAHTHPHTHTHTHTHTHTHTHTHTHTHTHTHTPTDTHPPTDTHPPTDTHTSIDTHTSTDTHPQTHIHRHTHIHRHTHIHRHTHIHRHTHIHRHTHIHRHTHPQTHTHPQTHTHIHTHTHIHTHTHIHTHTHIHTHTIHTHTHPHTHPHTHIHTHTSTHTPTHTHHTHTHPHTHIHTHTHIHTHTHIHTHTHTHPHTHPHTHPHTQVHTHTGTHRYIHTDTHRGVIQDTVHCVCQAHTGVCSTSLEPPPGQACQEIIESAKVFNKVSPRAWRSVLRRKVEGNRPDDTGGQEGQVDM